A genome region from Roseofilum reptotaenium CS-1145 includes the following:
- a CDS encoding M48 family metallopeptidase: MNFFEHQEQAQRKTVYLVFLFAIAIISMILAIYAVVAIVIYIESQTGQWLFSPEILSIVAFNVLLIVGLGSGTKILQLRGGGKVVASSLGARLVHPGTHDKLERQLLNVVEEMAIASGNSIPPVYIMDRESGINAFAAGFTVNDAIIGVTKGCLTELERDELQGVIAHEFSHIIYGDMRLNLYLIGVLQGILLIHIIGRQILYMISNGPRVNRKKQGLIIIASIAILAIGYIGFICGRMIKSAISRQREFLADASAVQLTRNPQGLANALRKIGDLRDGSQIRTPRAEEASHLFFGEAISSFDSRLFATHPPLTERIERLENLPAGTLQGDVPPPAQERTAALESPETPGISGLQGGLQGGLQSGLQETTIHVDLASIVEEIGNTDSAHLNYAQSLLGQLPERIKTALTGDRGCRAIIYGLFLNSQNREIRQKQIAHLKATEPSEILNRLWQIVVCFEHLNPRYRLPLIDLTIPVLRHLSTDHYQHLSQQLQTLINTGGKLSLSEYTLQAVLFHRLAPHFHPYHPSKPPSTNETWNDCLVVLSGLAKVGHKDKQKAIEAFQSGLQRLRGASSKTLPNQLSPVNLSSIRRSLKRLMNTTPKVKQRIVDACAHTVLYDREVNLKQAELLRTIIILLDCPIPPFLETL, translated from the coding sequence ATGAACTTTTTTGAGCATCAAGAGCAGGCACAGCGGAAAACCGTTTATCTGGTTTTCCTATTTGCGATCGCCATTATCAGCATGATTTTGGCAATCTATGCTGTGGTAGCGATCGTTATCTACATAGAATCGCAAACCGGGCAATGGCTCTTTTCTCCAGAGATCTTATCAATCGTTGCCTTCAATGTATTGCTCATTGTCGGGTTGGGTAGTGGCACAAAAATCCTTCAGTTGCGAGGTGGAGGTAAAGTCGTTGCCTCTAGTCTGGGTGCGCGTTTGGTTCATCCGGGCACTCACGATAAATTGGAGCGACAACTACTCAATGTCGTTGAAGAAATGGCGATCGCCTCCGGAAACTCCATTCCTCCCGTCTACATCATGGATCGTGAATCCGGTATCAACGCCTTTGCTGCCGGGTTTACCGTTAATGATGCCATCATTGGCGTAACCAAAGGCTGCTTAACAGAACTGGAGCGGGATGAACTTCAAGGCGTAATTGCCCATGAATTTAGCCATATTATTTATGGCGATATGCGCCTCAATTTATATCTGATAGGAGTCCTCCAGGGGATTTTATTGATTCACATTATAGGGCGACAAATATTATACATGATTTCTAATGGCCCTAGAGTGAATCGAAAAAAGCAAGGTCTCATCATTATTGCCAGTATCGCCATTTTAGCTATTGGATATATCGGCTTTATCTGCGGACGAATGATTAAAAGCGCCATCTCTCGTCAGCGAGAATTTTTAGCCGATGCTTCTGCCGTCCAATTAACCCGCAATCCCCAGGGACTTGCCAACGCTCTGCGTAAAATTGGAGACTTAAGAGACGGATCTCAAATCAGAACTCCCAGAGCCGAAGAAGCCAGTCATTTATTTTTTGGAGAAGCCATCAGCAGCTTTGATAGCCGCCTCTTTGCCACCCATCCCCCCCTGACAGAGCGGATTGAACGCTTGGAAAATTTGCCCGCGGGCACATTACAAGGGGATGTTCCCCCACCCGCACAGGAACGAACCGCCGCTCTAGAATCACCAGAGACTCCAGGAATTAGTGGATTGCAAGGTGGATTGCAAGGTGGATTGCAAAGTGGATTGCAAGAGACAACCATCCATGTCGATCTAGCATCAATTGTAGAGGAGATTGGCAACACGGACAGCGCCCATCTCAACTATGCCCAATCCTTGCTGGGGCAACTGCCAGAACGGATCAAAACAGCACTCACAGGCGATCGCGGTTGTCGGGCAATAATTTATGGACTATTCTTAAACTCACAAAACAGAGAGATTAGGCAGAAACAAATTGCCCACCTAAAAGCCACCGAACCTTCAGAAATCCTCAATCGTCTTTGGCAGATTGTTGTCTGTTTTGAACACTTAAACCCTCGCTACCGTTTACCTTTAATTGATTTAACCATTCCCGTACTCAGACATCTGTCAACTGACCATTATCAACATTTAAGTCAACAACTGCAAACCCTGATTAATACTGGCGGAAAATTATCCTTATCAGAATACACTCTACAAGCCGTTTTATTCCATCGTCTCGCGCCCCATTTCCATCCTTACCATCCCTCAAAACCCCCATCTACCAATGAAACTTGGAACGATTGCCTGGTCGTTTTGTCAGGATTAGCTAAGGTGGGACATAAGGATAAGCAAAAAGCTATTGAGGCATTTCAATCTGGATTGCAGCGACTCCGTGGTGCGTCTAGCAAAACGCTTCCTAATCAACTAAGTCCGGTGAATCTGAGCAGTATTCGTAGAAGTCTTAAAAGACTGATGAACACAACACCAAAAGTAAAACAGCGCATTGTAGATGCTTGTGCTCATACCGTTTTATACGATCGCGAAGTCAATCTTAAACAAGCTGAATTGTTACGCACAATTATCATTCTTTTAGATTGCCCCATTCCTCCATTTTTGGAAACGCTATGA
- a CDS encoding SDR family NAD(P)-dependent oxidoreductase, whose product MTELKNATILLTGASGGFGQEFIKQLVKAESRLILTDIDQKAIAKTLETLDLHSSDRILATLETDLTSRAGCEDLYQQVKALNQPIDILINNAGIALFGRIDEIPTQKWEQLMELNLITPMRLTTQFLPEMIERKTGHIVNISSVAGWCAPGGLTHYATSKFGLRGFSEGLRDELKPYNIKVTAVYPYFSRTPILRSPRYGTLATTVPGFPESEATNPAMVIANVLEGILKNRAAVFPDPTAKAIHVIKRYSPALLEWLTQRLTQKISQG is encoded by the coding sequence ATGACTGAACTGAAAAACGCAACGATATTACTGACTGGTGCATCGGGAGGATTTGGTCAGGAGTTTATCAAACAACTGGTGAAGGCAGAAAGCCGATTAATTCTAACAGATATCGATCAAAAGGCGATCGCCAAAACACTGGAAACCCTGGATCTTCACTCGAGCGATCGAATTCTTGCTACTCTAGAGACCGATCTTACCTCTAGGGCGGGATGTGAGGATCTTTATCAACAGGTCAAAGCGCTCAATCAGCCGATTGATATTCTGATTAATAATGCGGGTATTGCCCTATTTGGGCGCATTGATGAAATCCCGACCCAAAAATGGGAACAACTGATGGAGTTGAATTTGATTACTCCCATGCGCTTAACGACCCAATTTTTACCGGAAATGATTGAACGCAAAACCGGGCATATTGTCAATATTTCCTCGGTTGCCGGTTGGTGTGCGCCAGGGGGGTTAACCCATTATGCCACCAGTAAATTTGGCTTGCGCGGCTTTAGTGAGGGTCTGCGAGATGAGTTGAAACCCTACAATATCAAGGTTACGGCGGTATATCCCTATTTTAGCCGAACTCCAATTCTGCGATCGCCCCGCTATGGCACTCTAGCGACAACAGTTCCTGGTTTCCCCGAAAGTGAAGCCACGAATCCAGCAATGGTGATTGCCAATGTTCTCGAAGGAATTCTCAAGAATCGAGCCGCAGTTTTTCCCGATCCAACGGCTAAAGCGATTCATGTAATTAAGCGCTATTCACCCGCCCTATTAGAGTGGCTGACTCAGCGATTAACGCAGAAAATTTCTCAAGGTTGA
- a CDS encoding SDR family NAD(P)-dependent oxidoreductase, with product MTSKPLEGKIALVTGASRGLGKGIAIGLAEAGATVYITGRTLHTSEEGMGSLEETQKELEAAGGLGIPVQVDHGEDEQVRLLFERIADEQNGQLDLLVNNAYSAVSMLKETYGEPFWELEPNLWDRVNQVGLRGHYIASVYAARMMVPRKQGLICTLSSWGGLLPIFGVLYGVGKMACDRLALELALELKPHNITSLSIWPGIVGTEKFTQFAQEQASSEILPERGNPFADGFNWETPLLTGRVIAGLAADSQIIKRTGKVQIVAEQARRYGVVDREGNQPASLRSLQFILPMILPQLRDYSTWVPNIYVPWWILMSGVLKSPQA from the coding sequence ATGACATCCAAACCACTTGAGGGGAAAATTGCCCTAGTTACGGGAGCATCTCGTGGATTAGGAAAAGGTATTGCTATCGGATTAGCCGAAGCTGGCGCAACGGTTTATATTACTGGCAGAACTCTGCATACTTCCGAGGAAGGCATGGGGAGTTTAGAAGAAACCCAAAAAGAACTTGAAGCAGCAGGTGGGTTAGGTATTCCCGTACAAGTGGATCATGGTGAAGATGAGCAGGTGCGCCTGTTATTTGAGCGTATCGCTGATGAACAAAATGGACAGTTGGATCTATTGGTGAACAATGCTTATTCTGCTGTCTCTATGCTTAAGGAAACCTATGGTGAACCCTTTTGGGAGTTAGAACCCAATTTGTGGGATCGGGTGAACCAAGTAGGACTGCGGGGACATTATATCGCCAGCGTGTATGCGGCAAGGATGATGGTTCCTCGGAAACAGGGACTCATCTGTACTCTATCCTCTTGGGGGGGATTGTTGCCGATATTTGGGGTGCTGTATGGGGTGGGTAAAATGGCGTGCGATCGCCTGGCGCTAGAATTAGCTTTAGAACTTAAACCCCATAACATTACCTCCCTCTCCATTTGGCCAGGAATTGTAGGTACAGAAAAATTCACCCAATTTGCCCAAGAGCAAGCATCAAGCGAAATACTACCAGAAAGAGGTAATCCGTTTGCCGATGGTTTTAACTGGGAAACTCCCTTATTAACTGGCCGCGTGATTGCCGGTTTAGCTGCTGATTCTCAGATCATAAAACGCACGGGAAAAGTACAAATTGTTGCTGAACAAGCCCGACGCTATGGTGTAGTAGATCGAGAGGGCAATCAACCCGCATCTTTGCGGTCTTTACAGTTTATTTTACCGATGATTCTCCCCCAATTACGCGATTATTCTACTTGGGTTCCCAATATCTATGTTCCCTGGTGGATCTTGATGTCTGGAGTACTCAAATCTCCTCAAGCTTAA
- the ilvA gene encoding threonine ammonia-lyase, biosynthetic, translating to MFCDYLVQILTARVYDVAQETPLEVAKNLSRRLGNRLLLKREDMQSVFSFKLRGAYNRMAKLPPEQLAQGVIASSAGNHAQGVALAARHLGTRALIVMPVTTPQVKVDAVRSHGGEVVLYGETYDEAYGHARELEAQKGLTFIHPFNDPDVIAGQGTIGMEILRQYQQPIHAIFVAIGGGGLISGIGAYVKRLHPETKIIGVEPVDSDAMNQSLKAGKRVRLPQVGLFADGVAVREVGEETFRLCQEYVDEIIVVETDDTCAAIKDMFEDTRSIVEPAGALAIAGAKAYVERENIQGQTLVAVACGANMNFDRLRFVAERAEFGERREAIFAVTIPEKPGSLRRFCDCLGTRNLTEFNYRIADRTSAHIFVGVQIKDREDAAKIAKTFQERGFKTLELTDDELAKMHLRHMVGGRSALAEHELLYRFEFPERPGALMKFVASMSPNWNISLFHYRNNGADYGRIVVGMQVPPQEMAEWQAFLETLGYHYWDENNNPAYKLFLA from the coding sequence ATGTTTTGTGATTATCTTGTCCAAATTCTCACCGCTCGCGTGTATGATGTTGCCCAAGAAACGCCCCTAGAAGTGGCGAAAAACCTTTCTCGGCGATTGGGGAATCGCTTGCTGCTGAAACGGGAAGATATGCAATCCGTATTTTCGTTTAAGCTGCGGGGGGCTTACAACCGAATGGCAAAACTGCCTCCAGAGCAGTTAGCGCAAGGGGTGATTGCTTCTTCTGCGGGGAATCATGCTCAAGGGGTTGCCCTGGCTGCACGACATTTGGGAACTCGTGCGTTAATTGTGATGCCGGTGACTACACCCCAGGTGAAAGTGGACGCAGTGCGATCGCACGGTGGAGAAGTTGTATTATATGGTGAAACCTACGATGAAGCCTATGGTCATGCCCGCGAACTCGAAGCCCAGAAAGGGTTAACATTTATTCATCCCTTTAACGATCCGGATGTGATTGCTGGACAAGGAACCATTGGCATGGAAATTTTACGCCAATATCAGCAACCGATTCATGCAATTTTTGTAGCGATTGGTGGCGGTGGTCTCATTTCTGGCATTGGCGCTTACGTGAAACGCCTGCATCCAGAAACTAAAATTATTGGGGTAGAACCGGTGGATTCCGATGCCATGAATCAATCTTTGAAAGCCGGGAAGCGGGTGAGATTACCGCAGGTGGGCTTATTTGCCGATGGGGTAGCGGTGCGGGAAGTGGGAGAAGAAACCTTCCGCCTCTGTCAAGAATATGTGGATGAAATTATTGTGGTGGAAACCGATGATACTTGTGCCGCCATCAAAGATATGTTTGAAGATACCCGCTCTATTGTAGAACCAGCGGGAGCATTGGCGATCGCCGGCGCTAAAGCCTATGTAGAACGCGAAAATATCCAAGGACAAACCCTCGTTGCTGTTGCCTGTGGTGCCAATATGAACTTCGATCGCCTGCGGTTTGTTGCCGAGCGAGCTGAGTTTGGAGAACGCCGAGAAGCCATTTTTGCCGTCACCATTCCCGAAAAACCCGGAAGTTTGCGCCGCTTCTGTGACTGTTTAGGTACACGTAACCTAACTGAATTTAACTATCGCATCGCCGATCGCACTTCTGCCCATATCTTTGTCGGCGTGCAAATCAAAGACCGTGAAGATGCTGCTAAAATCGCCAAAACCTTTCAAGAGAGAGGGTTTAAAACCCTAGAATTAACCGATGATGAACTGGCAAAAATGCATCTGCGGCATATGGTTGGTGGGCGCTCTGCCCTAGCGGAACATGAATTATTATACCGCTTTGAATTTCCCGAACGCCCTGGCGCACTGATGAAATTTGTCGCCTCGATGAGTCCCAACTGGAATATTAGCCTCTTCCACTATCGCAATAACGGCGCAGACTATGGGCGTATTGTCGTGGGAATGCAAGTCCCGCCCCAAGAAATGGCAGAATGGCAAGCGTTTTTAGAAACTTTAGGCTATCACTATTGGGACGAAAACAATAATCCTGCCTATAAATTATTCTTAGCTTGA
- a CDS encoding MIP/aquaporin family protein — translation MTKITPYWRESLTEGLGTFILVFAGTGAVMVNDITGGTLTHLGVSFVFGAVVAAMIYATGHISEAHINPAVTLGFWTMGSFPGKKVLPYVISQCLGAIAASCVLRYTIGLVADLGATQPLNGNAMQSLVLETILTFILMFVILGSGLDRRAHPGFAGVAIGLTVGLEAAFMGPITGASMNPARSLGPAFVSGLWDYQGIYWIAPIVGAQLAVIVYRTLSPKYD, via the coding sequence ATGACCAAAATAACCCCTTATTGGCGGGAATCATTAACTGAAGGATTAGGCACATTTATTCTTGTTTTTGCTGGCACAGGTGCAGTTATGGTTAATGACATAACTGGGGGTACGTTAACCCATTTAGGGGTTAGTTTTGTCTTCGGTGCAGTGGTTGCGGCAATGATTTATGCCACGGGCCATATTAGTGAGGCCCATATTAATCCAGCGGTGACTTTGGGCTTTTGGACAATGGGATCGTTTCCGGGAAAAAAGGTCTTACCCTATGTCATCAGTCAATGTTTGGGGGCGATCGCCGCATCCTGTGTATTACGCTATACCATCGGTCTCGTTGCCGATCTGGGAGCCACCCAGCCCCTAAACGGTAATGCAATGCAATCGCTGGTCTTAGAAACCATTCTCACCTTTATCTTGATGTTCGTAATTTTAGGTTCCGGTTTAGACCGTCGCGCTCATCCGGGGTTTGCAGGAGTGGCGATCGGCTTAACCGTGGGGTTAGAAGCCGCGTTTATGGGGCCGATTACCGGTGCAAGCATGAATCCCGCGCGATCTCTCGGCCCCGCTTTTGTTTCTGGTCTCTGGGACTACCAAGGAATCTACTGGATCGCTCCCATTGTTGGGGCCCAACTTGCGGTCATTGTCTATCGCACTCTCTCTCCCAAATATGATTAA
- a CDS encoding PstS family phosphate ABC transporter substrate-binding protein — MQFFIKTVKPFLGFCILALAATSLLNGCQSSNPQSYQPINIDGSSTVYPITKTAADRFNETQSVPVEVTVGFSGTGGGFRKFCAGETEVNNASRPISLSEMEACKQAKVSYIELPIAFDAITVVINPQNNWLQNITIDELRKIWQPEAQQKITRWNQIRSSWPNAPLKLYGPGTDSGTYDYFTEAVTGSAGSSRSDYIASEDDRLLEQQVSSDVNSLGYFGLAYYEQNKDELKALSVDSGQGPVFPSRETVEKSEYQPLARPLFIYINLTAAQNNPAMREFVYYFLEQAPGIAEEVGYVPLPEEAYHINEVTYNQGEVGTVFEGQSQFGLSISELMRKQAKY, encoded by the coding sequence ATGCAATTTTTTATTAAAACAGTTAAACCCTTCCTAGGGTTCTGTATATTAGCTCTGGCTGCTACCTCCTTATTAAATGGGTGTCAATCCTCTAACCCTCAATCTTATCAACCCATTAATATTGATGGTTCAAGTACGGTTTATCCGATTACTAAAACGGCTGCCGATCGCTTTAACGAAACCCAGAGTGTTCCCGTAGAGGTAACTGTAGGATTTTCGGGGACAGGGGGAGGCTTTAGGAAATTTTGTGCAGGAGAAACAGAAGTTAATAATGCCTCTAGACCCATTAGTTTATCGGAAATGGAAGCTTGCAAACAGGCAAAAGTCTCTTATATTGAGCTTCCTATCGCTTTTGATGCCATTACTGTTGTGATTAATCCCCAAAATAATTGGCTTCAAAACATTACGATTGATGAATTACGAAAGATTTGGCAACCGGAAGCCCAACAGAAAATTACTCGGTGGAATCAAATTCGATCGTCTTGGCCGAATGCTCCTTTGAAATTGTATGGGCCGGGGACAGATTCGGGAACCTATGATTATTTCACTGAAGCAGTCACGGGGAGTGCTGGATCGAGCCGCAGTGATTATATTGCTAGTGAAGATGATAGGTTGCTTGAGCAACAAGTTAGTTCAGATGTCAATAGTTTGGGCTATTTTGGATTAGCGTATTACGAACAAAATAAAGATGAGTTAAAAGCCCTGAGTGTCGATAGTGGTCAGGGCCCAGTTTTTCCATCTAGGGAAACAGTGGAGAAAAGTGAATATCAGCCTCTAGCTCGTCCTTTGTTTATCTATATTAATCTGACGGCAGCTCAAAACAACCCAGCCATGAGAGAGTTTGTATACTACTTTTTAGAACAAGCCCCAGGAATTGCTGAGGAAGTGGGTTATGTGCCTCTACCAGAAGAAGCTTATCATATTAATGAAGTGACCTATAATCAAGGGGAAGTAGGCACGGTTTTTGAAGGTCAATCTCAGTTTGGCCTCTCTATTTCCGAGCTTATGCGTAAGCAAGCTAAGTATTAA
- the arsC gene encoding arsenate reductase, glutathione/glutaredoxin type: MKKVMFVCKRNSCRSQMAEGFARTLGNEKIQVTSCGLEASRVHPTAIEIMQEIGIDITDQTSNPISEFQAEDYDAVISLCGCGVNLPQDWVLQEIFEDWQLDDPDGQPLETFRRVRGEIKERVEGLMAKLYSTSRGNG, encoded by the coding sequence ATGAAAAAAGTCATGTTTGTCTGTAAAAGAAACTCCTGTCGTTCCCAAATGGCAGAAGGATTTGCTCGCACTCTAGGCAACGAGAAAATTCAAGTGACCAGTTGTGGTTTAGAAGCTTCTCGAGTCCATCCCACAGCTATTGAAATTATGCAAGAAATAGGCATTGATATTACCGATCAAACCTCGAATCCCATTAGTGAATTCCAAGCTGAAGATTATGATGCTGTCATTTCCCTCTGTGGCTGTGGAGTTAACTTACCCCAAGATTGGGTTTTGCAAGAGATTTTTGAAGATTGGCAACTCGACGATCCCGATGGTCAACCTCTAGAAACTTTTCGACGAGTGCGTGGGGAAATTAAGGAACGAGTAGAAGGATTAATGGCTAAATTATACAGCACTTCGCGCGGTAATGGGTAA